Proteins encoded in a region of the Candidatus Poribacteria bacterium genome:
- the rsmH gene encoding 16S rRNA (cytosine(1402)-N(4))-methyltransferase RsmH, whose translation MIDFLSPKPDGVYIDGTVGLGGHSAAILEASAPNGRVIGIDLDVEALTIAKSRLHVFGERSSLISGNFAEMDVLLETKHSIHAVDGILLDLGVSSLQLDTPQRGFSFNHTGPLDMRMNNSQQSALSRRSPTRGLRRGQQQTPKQKHATLSETSLLTAESHTQKTELTAMQVVNNSPMEALVDIFKRYGEERFAKRIAHRIIQERKETPIVTTTQLAEIVKQAVPKGVSKIHPATRVFQALRIHINAELENLAMGLDAAISLLKPDGCLCVIAFHSLEDRIVKHCFQKCARACICPPKTPICICEHSASLEILTKRPILPNAAEVQHNPRARSAKLRVARKL comes from the coding sequence GTGATCGATTTTCTCAGCCCAAAACCGGATGGTGTTTATATAGATGGCACTGTCGGATTAGGAGGGCATAGTGCCGCTATTTTAGAGGCCTCTGCACCGAACGGACGCGTGATCGGAATTGATTTAGATGTTGAGGCTCTCACTATCGCAAAAAGTAGATTACACGTCTTCGGAGAGCGTTCTTCTCTGATTAGCGGCAATTTTGCTGAGATGGATGTTTTATTGGAAACCAAACACTCGATTCATGCTGTAGACGGTATTCTGCTGGACTTAGGGGTGTCGTCCCTGCAGCTGGACACACCACAGCGAGGTTTCAGTTTCAATCATACTGGTCCATTAGATATGCGTATGAACAACAGTCAGCAATCAGCATTGTCGCGTAGGTCTCCCACACGCGGCTTGCGTCGCGGTCAGCAGCAAACACCTAAGCAAAAACACGCTACTTTATCGGAAACCTCTTTATTGACAGCTGAAAGCCATACTCAGAAAACGGAGCTCACAGCGATGCAGGTTGTCAACAACAGTCCAATGGAGGCCCTTGTTGATATTTTCAAGCGATATGGCGAAGAACGATTCGCGAAACGGATTGCCCATCGGATTATTCAGGAGCGGAAAGAAACACCGATAGTGACAACAACGCAATTGGCAGAGATTGTCAAGCAAGCTGTCCCGAAGGGTGTATCCAAAATCCATCCTGCGACTCGTGTATTTCAGGCACTCCGCATTCATATCAACGCCGAATTGGAAAATCTTGCGATGGGTTTAGACGCTGCAATATCGCTTCTGAAGCCGGATGGTTGTCTGTGTGTCATTGCGTTTCATTCACTTGAAGATAGAATAGTCAAGCACTGTTTTCAGAAATGTGCACGGGCGTGTATCTGTCCACCGAAAACGCCCATCTGTATCTGTGAACACAGTGCCTCCTTGGAAATTCTTACGAAGCGCCCTATATTACCAAATGCGGCTGAAGTTCAACACAATCCGCGAGCGCGGAGTGCTAAACTACGCGTCGCTCGCAAATTGTAG
- a CDS encoding cell division protein FtsL has protein sequence MQTLHNSHSTRITNTEDPKPKKRFPLAYIVLVLSFCTFAGSIWFSSYAKKVALQRQPTYERQKRQIQDAIHRLELKESTLTGVQRIRQIATELGMVEPAEASQIVWDK, from the coding sequence ATGCAAACACTACATAACAGTCATTCAACACGCATCACAAATACAGAAGACCCAAAACCGAAAAAGAGATTTCCGTTAGCATATATTGTTCTGGTGCTATCTTTCTGCACCTTCGCTGGCAGCATTTGGTTCTCATCTTACGCCAAGAAGGTCGCTTTGCAACGACAGCCCACTTATGAGAGACAGAAGCGTCAAATTCAGGACGCGATTCATCGACTTGAACTGAAAGAATCAACCTTAACCGGTGTGCAGAGGATTCGGCAAATCGCGACTGAACTCGGAATGGTTGAACCCGCCGAAGCCTCACAGATAGTCTGGGATAAATAG
- a CDS encoding penicillin-binding protein 2 → MKNNSHLSIRRLVFVLIILQVGFLLLVGKLFKVQISNDAAHQVPTAHPWGTARTAAVKRGKILDRHGNVLALSRHSISVYADPTYMKTEPREAARRLAPVLGIPESELLTQLRRKDKRFVWLKKDMDYELLDEIRAIEKEIRGIKHEVEQQRSYPKGTLAAQVIGHINDQNMGEGIEYQYNNYLLNARQRQAARRAEAARNEPLNLLTNGDSTDDYGYSVVLTLDEYIQYVAEKELAAACRKWNSPRGTAIVLASKTAEILALASYPSYDLNHYTLGSEQAKRNLGVWFAYEPGSIFKIVASSAVLNEGIMSPESTVFCENGRYRLSNGRIIRDVSGKGWLTLEEVLHKSSNIGMIKVVKELGPDNFSTYIEKYGFGKATGVDLPYEHRGSLYAVKHWDTHSLGSIPFGQGIMVTPLQMVSALNVIANRGKLLRPHITREIRDSNGKVIKKKYPIEVRQVIRPIIAKQMTEILVGVVEGGSGRRARVEGYRVAGKTGTAQKAEKHGRGYAGKEIMSFMGFLPAENPMVSIIVMLDEPKGARFSGQTAGPLFQQIAAQTIQYLKQTEFFGPELQKFSNLSPVVTKQSPTLKGEGL, encoded by the coding sequence ATGAAAAACAATTCACATTTATCCATTCGCCGACTTGTTTTCGTGCTTATTATACTGCAGGTGGGTTTCCTATTATTGGTCGGTAAACTGTTCAAAGTACAAATCTCCAACGATGCCGCACATCAAGTACCAACTGCCCACCCTTGGGGCACTGCGCGCACAGCAGCGGTAAAACGAGGCAAAATTTTGGACAGACATGGGAATGTTTTAGCCCTGAGTCGTCACAGCATCTCTGTCTATGCGGATCCGACGTATATGAAGACCGAACCGCGTGAAGCCGCTCGCAGGCTTGCCCCGGTTTTAGGCATTCCCGAATCTGAATTGCTTACCCAACTGCGTCGCAAGGATAAACGGTTTGTATGGCTGAAAAAGGATATGGATTACGAGTTACTTGACGAAATTCGAGCAATTGAGAAAGAGATTCGTGGCATAAAGCATGAGGTCGAACAGCAACGGAGCTATCCGAAAGGGACACTCGCCGCCCAAGTTATTGGACACATAAACGACCAAAATATGGGTGAGGGAATCGAGTATCAGTACAACAATTACCTTTTGAATGCGAGGCAGCGACAAGCAGCACGGCGGGCAGAAGCCGCCCGTAATGAACCTTTAAACTTGTTAACCAACGGTGATTCTACCGACGATTATGGGTATAGCGTCGTCCTGACGCTTGATGAATATATTCAATACGTCGCTGAGAAGGAATTAGCAGCAGCGTGTCGAAAATGGAACTCGCCACGCGGGACAGCCATCGTCTTGGCATCAAAAACGGCAGAGATACTGGCACTTGCAAGCTATCCCTCTTACGATTTGAACCATTACACCCTTGGAAGTGAGCAAGCAAAAAGGAATCTTGGTGTTTGGTTTGCGTATGAGCCGGGTTCGATTTTTAAAATCGTTGCATCCTCCGCTGTTCTGAACGAGGGCATTATGAGCCCTGAGTCAACGGTTTTTTGCGAGAATGGACGTTACCGACTCTCGAACGGTAGAATCATCCGGGATGTCTCGGGAAAAGGATGGCTTACCTTAGAAGAAGTCCTCCACAAATCCAGTAATATCGGTATGATTAAAGTCGTCAAGGAATTGGGACCCGATAACTTTAGTACCTACATTGAAAAGTACGGCTTTGGAAAAGCAACCGGTGTAGACCTACCTTATGAGCACAGAGGAAGCCTTTATGCCGTAAAGCATTGGGATACGCACTCTCTTGGCTCCATCCCCTTTGGACAAGGGATTATGGTAACGCCTCTTCAGATGGTGAGCGCGCTAAACGTCATTGCGAACCGTGGAAAACTCCTCCGTCCACACATTACCCGAGAAATTCGGGACAGCAATGGAAAGGTGATTAAAAAGAAATATCCGATTGAAGTCCGACAGGTCATCCGCCCGATAATAGCAAAACAGATGACAGAGATACTCGTCGGCGTTGTTGAAGGTGGAAGTGGCAGACGAGCACGCGTTGAAGGTTATCGCGTGGCAGGAAAAACCGGAACAGCCCAAAAAGCTGAAAAACATGGTAGAGGCTACGCCGGAAAAGAGATCATGTCTTTCATGGGATTCCTACCCGCAGAGAATCCTATGGTATCAATAATCGTCATGCTTGATGAACCGAAAGGGGCACGTTTCAGCGGACAAACCGCCGGACCTCTTTTCCAGCAAATCGCTGCCCAAACAATACAATACTTGAAGCAAACGGAGTTCTTCGGACCTGAACTTCAAAAGTTCTCTAACCTCTCACCTGTTGTTACAAAACAATCACCGACGCTGAAAGGAGAGGGGCTGTGA
- a CDS encoding UDP-N-acetylmuramoyl-L-alanyl-D-glutamate--2,6-diaminopimelate ligase, whose protein sequence is MRLHELLRGLHITTSSGSPDIDITGVVSDNRSVEPGNAFVCYQGINVDSHDFIRDALQKGAAVVIGEKPITTIETPRKPITYVQVPCGRQAMSLIAANWHGNPAKRLKLIGITGTNGKTSTAHLIHAIFKASGQKTALIGTVGHQYTNSQGEEEILSASLTTPDAFALHALFKQFTEENVAFVTMETSSQGLALQRLAGLTFDTAVFTNFTQDHLDYHQTMEAYLKAKLMLFEQLDKEGVAILNSDSPVTERIAHALRNSRAQLAPTTYGFGEKADIHAENINFSHNRLTFTAVTPDGGVPVRLRLLGEYNLYNALAAIAVGLRYDCPISAIQEGLAGTVVPGRFELIDRGQDFAVIVDYAHTPDGLENVLTAAKRVAKCKLICVFGCGGDRDNGKRPKMGNISAQIADYSVITSDNPRTENPDEIIAQIVSNLPHDTEYVCIPERRDAIQHAIATAKSGDVVVIAGKGHEDYQEIHGKRFPFDDRVVASDFLAMATSNQQSAVSQETSVK, encoded by the coding sequence GTGAGGCTTCATGAGCTGCTCCGCGGACTTCACATTACCACAAGTTCTGGATCGCCGGATATTGATATTACTGGTGTTGTCAGTGACAATCGGAGCGTCGAACCCGGTAATGCTTTTGTTTGTTATCAAGGCATCAACGTGGATAGCCACGACTTCATTCGAGATGCCCTTCAAAAAGGCGCTGCAGTTGTCATTGGTGAAAAACCGATAACAACTATAGAGACACCAAGAAAGCCGATCACCTATGTGCAAGTCCCGTGCGGACGCCAAGCGATGTCCTTGATTGCTGCTAATTGGCATGGAAACCCTGCAAAACGCCTTAAACTCATCGGTATTACAGGCACCAACGGTAAAACCTCAACAGCACACCTCATACATGCGATATTCAAGGCAAGCGGTCAAAAAACAGCACTCATTGGAACAGTTGGACACCAGTACACGAACTCCCAAGGCGAGGAGGAAATCCTCTCTGCTTCCCTGACGACTCCTGATGCGTTCGCACTCCACGCTCTTTTCAAGCAGTTTACTGAGGAGAATGTAGCGTTCGTTACGATGGAAACCTCCTCGCAAGGGTTAGCACTACAGCGCCTGGCAGGACTTACCTTCGATACCGCGGTTTTTACCAACTTCACCCAAGACCACCTTGATTACCATCAAACGATGGAAGCATATCTAAAGGCAAAGCTGATGCTGTTCGAGCAACTCGACAAGGAAGGTGTTGCCATCTTGAACAGCGATTCACCGGTAACAGAACGTATTGCCCATGCCTTAAGGAATTCGCGAGCACAGCTCGCACCTACGACGTACGGTTTTGGTGAAAAAGCAGATATACACGCAGAGAATATTAATTTTTCTCATAATCGATTGACGTTTACAGCGGTTACGCCAGATGGAGGGGTTCCAGTGCGGTTGCGATTACTCGGAGAATACAACCTTTACAACGCCCTTGCCGCCATCGCTGTCGGACTCCGTTACGATTGTCCGATCTCAGCGATCCAGGAAGGCCTTGCTGGTACTGTAGTTCCGGGTCGGTTTGAGCTGATTGATCGAGGACAGGATTTCGCTGTCATCGTTGACTATGCACATACACCCGATGGCTTAGAAAATGTGCTGACTGCCGCTAAGCGCGTCGCTAAATGTAAATTAATTTGTGTTTTCGGATGCGGTGGCGATAGGGATAACGGTAAGCGTCCAAAGATGGGAAATATTTCCGCACAAATTGCGGATTATAGCGTGATTACTTCCGACAATCCACGCACCGAAAACCCTGATGAAATCATCGCGCAAATTGTGTCAAATTTACCACATGACACCGAATATGTATGCATTCCAGAGAGACGCGACGCTATCCAGCACGCAATCGCGACGGCAAAATCCGGTGATGTTGTTGTCATCGCGGGCAAAGGACATGAGGATTACCAAGAAATTCACGGCAAAAGATTTCCCTTTGACGATAGGGTTGTGGCATCGGATTTTTTGGCAATGGCAACCAGCAATCAGCAATCAGCAGTCAGCCAAGAGACTTCCGTTAAATGA
- a CDS encoding alpha/beta hydrolase: MQSTEINGLKIAYQVSGEGEVILLLHGWGGEAASFQPVFDWLAHSHKVYALDLPGFGQSQIPLTAWNTSDYAQFVIAFLEEFDIPKAHFIGHSFGGRISIIVSAEYPEKVDKLILVDSAGIIPPRTAKYHLRVGLAKIGKMLRRCGKYGDLVADTMSARAGSKDYQNAGDMRATFVKVVNQDLRPLLPRITASTLLIWGEDDKDTPVAFGQIMEKEIPDAGLVVLKEAGHFSYLDQFPQFCRIVASFLKEN; encoded by the coding sequence ATGCAGAGTACGGAGATTAACGGTCTAAAGATTGCATATCAGGTTTCGGGAGAAGGCGAGGTAATTCTCCTCTTGCATGGTTGGGGTGGAGAAGCGGCGAGTTTTCAACCTGTCTTTGATTGGCTCGCACACTCCCACAAAGTCTACGCACTTGATTTGCCAGGGTTCGGTCAGAGTCAGATTCCCCTTACAGCGTGGAACACTTCCGATTATGCCCAGTTCGTTATAGCGTTTCTGGAAGAGTTTGACATTCCAAAGGCTCACTTCATCGGTCACTCCTTTGGCGGTAGAATTTCGATTATCGTCTCAGCGGAATACCCTGAAAAAGTCGATAAACTTATTCTGGTTGACAGCGCGGGAATCATACCGCCTCGAACCGCAAAATATCATCTTCGCGTAGGTTTAGCAAAAATCGGTAAAATGCTCCGTCGATGCGGGAAATATGGTGATCTCGTCGCAGATACGATGTCCGCACGCGCCGGTTCCAAAGACTATCAGAACGCTGGAGATATGCGTGCCACGTTCGTCAAAGTCGTGAATCAAGATTTGCGTCCACTCTTGCCACGGATAACCGCATCAACACTGTTAATCTGGGGTGAAGACGACAAAGATACCCCCGTGGCTTTCGGACAAATTATGGAGAAAGAAATACCCGACGCGGGATTAGTTGTCCTCAAGGAAGCAGGCCATTTTTCGTACCTTGATCAGTTCCCTCAGTTTTGCCGAATTGTCGCAAGCTTTTTGAAGGAAAATTAG
- a CDS encoding UDP-N-acetylmuramoyl-tripeptide--D-alanyl-D-alanine ligase gives MMSTVFFYFVMLTCFVRAVVRTTRGLHILQLDGYKTGRYLKWMRQHLRNCFEIKEILIIGGLLILTAFYPHYNDTWLFPVLCLTWGGFQIYMSTQRKKESSKKPLVYTARAKRVFGLSICLLVGIATTLVFIAQTSVFAGVFPRWRIAIFLFSEVTVINLTIANLLIYPLERTINGAYLLSAKKRIKTFQPKVIGITGSYGKTSTKYILHQILSQKFNALMTPDSYNTPMGICKVIRGELTAEHEIFIVEMGAYKRGDIRELCNLASPQTGILTAVGPQHLERFKSIENIAKTKYELIESLPPGGLAVFNCDNEICAGLADKREQDGNPVRRYATEPFPVTSAGERAELTATNIQHTDEGLAFRIAARLETSPAAEGSVEIRTQLLGRHNVSNILAATAVAIECGMTLEEIRVAITNVEPVPHRLQLTASEGDVTIIDDSFNSNPVGAKAALEVLTEIQGGKKVLVTPGMVELGEREYEENKRLGEHAADVCDLVILVGPRRTTPILDGLKAVQYPTQQIIVALNLEEVKQHLATQVRAGDVVLFENDLPDNYNEEQQSAIG, from the coding sequence ATGATGAGTACTGTTTTTTTCTACTTCGTGATGCTGACCTGTTTCGTAAGGGCTGTCGTTAGGACCACGCGTGGTCTCCATATACTCCAACTCGATGGCTATAAAACAGGTCGGTACCTGAAGTGGATGCGTCAACATCTGAGGAATTGTTTTGAAATCAAGGAGATTCTCATTATTGGCGGGCTGCTCATCCTGACGGCGTTCTATCCCCACTATAACGATACATGGCTGTTTCCTGTGCTGTGCTTAACTTGGGGTGGATTCCAAATCTATATGAGCACGCAACGGAAAAAGGAATCTTCAAAAAAACCGCTCGTTTACACAGCACGCGCGAAACGGGTGTTTGGACTCTCAATCTGCTTGCTCGTCGGTATAGCGACAACACTTGTGTTTATAGCACAGACCAGTGTTTTTGCTGGGGTGTTTCCTCGATGGCGAATTGCAATCTTTCTCTTTAGCGAAGTAACTGTCATTAATTTAACAATTGCGAATCTGCTTATCTATCCTTTGGAGCGGACGATAAATGGAGCGTATCTCCTTTCAGCGAAAAAACGAATCAAGACGTTCCAGCCCAAAGTTATCGGGATTACAGGAAGTTATGGTAAGACGAGCACGAAATATATCCTACATCAGATCTTGTCTCAAAAATTTAACGCGTTGATGACCCCTGACAGTTACAATACACCAATGGGTATCTGCAAAGTCATCCGCGGGGAACTTACCGCTGAACACGAGATATTTATTGTCGAAATGGGGGCTTATAAACGTGGCGACATCCGAGAGTTATGTAACTTAGCATCCCCTCAAACCGGCATTCTCACAGCTGTTGGACCTCAGCACTTAGAACGATTTAAAAGTATAGAGAATATTGCCAAAACGAAATATGAGTTGATTGAGTCCCTCCCACCGGGTGGACTCGCAGTTTTCAACTGTGACAATGAAATTTGCGCTGGACTTGCCGATAAAAGGGAGCAAGATGGAAATCCCGTGCGTCGGTACGCGACAGAACCATTTCCTGTAACTTCGGCTGGTGAGCGTGCTGAGTTAACTGCCACAAACATTCAACACACCGACGAAGGACTTGCTTTCAGAATAGCGGCGAGGTTAGAAACCTCGCCAGCGGCTGAGGGAAGTGTAGAGATTCGGACACAACTCTTAGGCAGACATAACGTATCCAATATCCTCGCTGCAACGGCAGTTGCAATAGAATGCGGAATGACACTTGAGGAAATTCGGGTAGCAATCACCAATGTTGAACCCGTCCCACACCGCTTGCAATTGACCGCCAGCGAAGGCGATGTAACCATCATCGACGATAGCTTCAACTCGAACCCAGTCGGCGCGAAAGCGGCTCTTGAAGTTCTCACTGAAATCCAAGGTGGTAAAAAAGTGTTAGTAACACCTGGGATGGTAGAACTCGGTGAAAGGGAATACGAAGAAAATAAACGCCTCGGAGAACACGCAGCCGATGTCTGTGATTTGGTCATTTTAGTGGGACCCAGGCGGACGACTCCGATTTTAGACGGCTTGAAAGCCGTGCAATATCCGACCCAGCAGATCATTGTCGCACTTAACTTGGAAGAAGTTAAACAACATTTAGCAACACAGGTCCGAGCCGGTGATGTTGTCCTTTTTGAAAACGACCTCCCGGACAACTATAATGAGGAACAGCAGTCGGCTATCGGTTGA
- a CDS encoding D-alanine--D-alanine ligase has protein sequence MSKYNVALIFGGCTPEHEVSIVTAHQVCLALQDFSGESGGHRVIPIYVTKNGEWLTGDALCDLSTFTDGNLPHSTDFDKVSVEFHPTPQFVVTAKHWLGQNIQKRTVLPVDVVFPSIHGMHGEDGTLQGLLELMNLPYVGARVVGSAVGMDKIMMKAILSENGLPILPYLYWTHHDWETRRDELIKKVEASLSYPLFVKPAMSGSSIGVSHVKNRVELCAAAEVAGHYSRRILVEKAVENPLEINCAVMGTDEPTASVCEQPVTQETNFLSFDDKYIHQHGESSGMAGADRKIPAPISEELTLHIQSLAIQTFQVLDCAGVARIDFLIDANENVYVNEINTIPGSYSYYLWTHQGIEFPQLVSDLIDLARTVHAQKNALTYTYTTNLLSQAGASFSKLKKDGKLGGTQSKTL, from the coding sequence ATGTCAAAATACAATGTAGCTCTTATATTTGGAGGATGTACACCTGAACATGAAGTCTCAATCGTAACCGCACACCAGGTCTGTCTTGCCCTACAAGACTTCAGTGGCGAATCGGGCGGGCATCGCGTTATCCCTATTTACGTCACAAAAAATGGGGAGTGGTTAACTGGCGATGCCCTTTGCGATTTGTCAACCTTTACCGATGGAAATCTGCCACATTCAACCGACTTCGACAAGGTCAGTGTTGAATTTCATCCAACTCCGCAATTTGTTGTTACCGCAAAACATTGGCTTGGTCAAAACATTCAGAAAAGAACGGTTCTTCCGGTAGATGTTGTCTTCCCATCAATACACGGTATGCATGGCGAAGATGGAACACTTCAAGGTCTACTTGAACTTATGAACCTGCCTTACGTTGGTGCGCGAGTCGTCGGTTCTGCTGTTGGTATGGATAAAATCATGATGAAGGCGATTCTCAGCGAAAATGGTCTTCCAATACTTCCTTATTTATATTGGACGCATCATGATTGGGAGACGCGCCGTGACGAACTCATCAAAAAGGTGGAAGCATCGCTTTCTTACCCACTGTTTGTGAAACCTGCAATGAGTGGCTCAAGTATTGGGGTCAGCCATGTTAAAAACCGAGTTGAACTATGTGCTGCTGCGGAAGTTGCCGGACACTATTCGCGCAGGATCCTCGTCGAAAAAGCGGTCGAGAATCCACTGGAAATCAACTGTGCTGTAATGGGCACAGATGAGCCAACCGCCTCTGTCTGCGAGCAACCCGTGACGCAGGAAACCAACTTTCTCAGTTTTGACGATAAATACATCCATCAACACGGAGAATCTTCAGGAATGGCAGGTGCAGACAGAAAAATTCCTGCACCCATTTCAGAAGAATTGACGTTACATATACAAAGTCTGGCAATACAGACTTTTCAGGTTTTAGATTGCGCCGGTGTCGCACGTATCGACTTTCTCATAGATGCAAACGAGAACGTTTACGTGAATGAAATCAACACCATTCCGGGATCCTATAGTTACTACTTGTGGACGCATCAAGGCATTGAGTTTCCGCAACTCGTATCCGATCTCATCGACTTAGCACGGACGGTACACGCACAGAAAAATGCCTTAACCTATACATATACAACGAACCTCCTAAGCCAAGCAGGTGCGAGTTTTTCCAAATTGAAGAAGGATGGAAAGCTTGGCGGCACACAGAGTAAGACGCTGTAA
- the mraY gene encoding phospho-N-acetylmuramoyl-pentapeptide-transferase — translation MFYHLFFENLVEVFSPFNIFRYISFRAIYATATALLISLVLGPFMIEKLKQLRIGEHIQEEVAKAQQSTENQNKAGVPTMGGVLIIVSVLISVVFWSRLDQPYIYLMILTTLWFGGLGFLDDYSKLVKQQSLGLRGWHKIGLQTVGALVIAGYLYQWGPVEAGDPTTRTALVLPFFKDIQPSLGILFIPFATLVIVGASNAVNLTDGMDGLAIGCTLFVAGTLGIVGYMTSHNEIAAYLNIFHLPVGGEVTAIFCAALVGAGLGFLWYNGHPAQVFMGDTGSLALGATLGTVAVLIKQEFLLVIVGAIFVAETLSVIIQVWSFRTFGKRVFKMSPIHYHFLLSGWKESKVVIRFWIVGLILVLIALSTLKLR, via the coding sequence ATGTTTTATCATCTCTTTTTTGAGAATCTGGTTGAGGTCTTTTCACCATTCAATATCTTTCGCTATATTAGTTTTCGCGCAATTTATGCGACAGCTACTGCTCTCCTGATTTCCCTCGTTTTGGGACCTTTTATGATAGAGAAGTTAAAACAGCTGCGCATTGGAGAACATATTCAGGAGGAGGTAGCAAAAGCCCAACAGAGTACTGAAAATCAGAACAAGGCAGGGGTGCCGACAATGGGCGGAGTCCTCATTATTGTATCTGTTCTGATATCCGTAGTCTTCTGGTCGCGTTTAGACCAACCCTATATCTACCTGATGATTTTGACGACGCTGTGGTTCGGTGGGCTTGGATTTCTGGACGATTACAGCAAATTGGTAAAACAACAGTCCTTAGGACTCCGAGGCTGGCATAAAATTGGGCTTCAAACAGTAGGGGCATTGGTGATTGCTGGATATCTTTACCAGTGGGGTCCCGTGGAAGCCGGGGATCCAACGACCCGGACAGCACTGGTTCTCCCTTTTTTCAAAGACATCCAACCCAGTTTGGGTATCCTGTTTATTCCTTTCGCAACTTTAGTTATCGTTGGTGCCTCTAATGCGGTCAATCTTACAGATGGAATGGATGGATTAGCAATCGGATGTACGTTGTTTGTTGCGGGCACCTTGGGCATCGTTGGGTATATGACAAGCCACAATGAGATTGCAGCGTACCTGAACATCTTTCACTTACCCGTCGGTGGGGAAGTGACAGCGATTTTCTGTGCGGCGTTGGTCGGGGCGGGTTTGGGATTTTTATGGTATAATGGGCATCCTGCCCAAGTCTTTATGGGAGATACCGGATCGTTGGCACTCGGTGCCACACTTGGAACGGTGGCAGTGCTTATAAAGCAGGAATTTCTACTCGTGATAGTCGGTGCTATTTTCGTCGCTGAAACATTATCGGTTATCATCCAAGTCTGGTCATTCCGTACATTTGGTAAACGTGTGTTCAAGATGTCTCCTATCCACTATCATTTTCTGCTCTCAGGGTGGAAGGAATCCAAAGTTGTCATCCGATTTTGGATTGTCGGTCTTATTTTGGTCTTAATAGCCTTAAGCACATTGAAACTTCGGTGA